A genomic region of Friedmanniella luteola contains the following coding sequences:
- a CDS encoding universal stress protein, producing MSVCVAVTDSKEGLAALEAAGQEAVQLDVPLVAINLTGSDLDTTVLAAGLAVEVVVPSSPSALDEIEQVLQVLEDRPDITRLVVGVRKRTPVGKAVLGSIPQRLILEAPVPVLSVKASQP from the coding sequence ATGAGCGTCTGCGTCGCCGTCACCGACAGCAAGGAGGGCCTCGCCGCCCTCGAGGCCGCCGGCCAGGAGGCCGTCCAGCTGGACGTCCCCCTGGTGGCCATCAACCTCACCGGCTCCGACCTCGACACCACGGTCCTCGCCGCGGGGCTGGCGGTCGAGGTCGTCGTCCCCTCCAGCCCCTCCGCCCTCGACGAGATCGAGCAGGTGCTGCAGGTGCTGGAGGACCGGCCCGACATCACCCGGCTCGTCGTCGGCGTGCGCAAGCGCACGCCCGTCGGCAAGGCGGTGCTCGGCAGCATCCCCCAGCGCCTCATCCTCGAGGCGCCGGTGCCCGTGCTGTCGGTGAAGGCCAGCCAGCCCTAG
- a CDS encoding sugar ABC transporter ATP-binding protein — translation MTDQASPDPAIEMIGIKKSFDGVVVLKGVDFEVVRGEIHALAGGNGAGKSTLMKILQGVYTKDAGKIVINGGEVDLTSIQAAKAAGIGMVFQEFSLVPSLTVAQNIYLSAEPMSRGLIDDREAVRRARQVFTDMGVEVDPRARVSELSTAYWQLTEIAKALAQDAQVLIMDEPTASLARHETEALFELIDRLKARGIAIVYISHRMDEVYRIADRITILRDGNRLLTERLTDITPAQIVEGIVGKELGAEMAYRERGHEAAGEILLEARNLSAPPRVNDVSFTLQAGEILGLAGLMGSGRTELARVLFGIDAPRSGEITIRGRRVNLSSPQRAISAGLALIPEDRREQGLVLDHSVRENLLLPLLKKVQNGVLLSKDKGRRLSDDLIKQFTVKVAHPNRPVRLLSGGNQQKVVLAKWLGTDPDVLILDEPTAGVDIGTKSEILEMIRDLADAGKGVIVISSEYPELLAVSDRLIILRDGAVAAEMLRSDIADEEALQLAVQGVAA, via the coding sequence ATGACAGACCAGGCATCGCCGGACCCGGCGATCGAGATGATCGGCATCAAGAAGAGCTTCGACGGTGTGGTCGTGCTGAAGGGCGTCGACTTCGAGGTCGTTCGGGGGGAGATCCACGCGCTCGCGGGCGGCAACGGAGCCGGCAAGTCGACCCTGATGAAGATCTTGCAGGGGGTCTACACCAAGGACGCCGGGAAGATCGTGATCAACGGCGGAGAGGTGGACCTCACCTCGATCCAGGCGGCCAAGGCGGCAGGCATCGGGATGGTGTTCCAGGAGTTCAGCCTGGTGCCCAGCCTGACGGTCGCGCAAAACATCTACTTGTCGGCCGAACCGATGTCTCGAGGTCTCATCGACGACCGGGAGGCGGTCCGTCGAGCGCGGCAGGTGTTCACCGACATGGGCGTCGAGGTCGATCCGCGGGCCCGGGTCAGCGAGCTGAGCACCGCCTACTGGCAGCTCACCGAGATCGCGAAGGCGCTGGCCCAGGACGCTCAGGTGTTGATCATGGACGAGCCGACGGCCAGCCTCGCCCGACACGAGACCGAGGCGCTGTTCGAGCTGATCGACCGGCTGAAGGCTCGTGGCATCGCGATCGTCTACATCTCGCACCGGATGGACGAGGTGTACCGGATCGCGGATCGCATCACCATCCTGCGTGACGGAAACCGGCTGCTCACCGAACGGCTCACCGACATCACCCCCGCTCAGATCGTGGAGGGCATCGTCGGCAAAGAGCTCGGCGCAGAGATGGCGTACCGCGAACGCGGCCACGAGGCGGCTGGGGAGATCCTGCTCGAAGCGAGAAACCTGAGCGCCCCACCACGCGTGAACGATGTCTCCTTCACGCTCCAGGCGGGCGAGATCCTCGGTCTGGCCGGACTGATGGGCAGCGGCCGGACCGAGCTGGCCCGGGTGCTCTTCGGTATCGACGCCCCCCGTTCTGGCGAGATCACCATCAGAGGTCGCCGGGTGAACCTGTCCTCACCGCAGCGGGCCATCTCGGCCGGCCTCGCGCTGATCCCGGAGGACCGCCGCGAACAAGGGCTGGTGCTGGACCACTCGGTGCGGGAGAACCTGCTGCTGCCGCTGCTCAAGAAGGTGCAGAACGGCGTTCTGCTGAGCAAGGACAAGGGCCGAAGACTCTCCGACGACCTGATCAAGCAGTTCACGGTCAAGGTGGCCCACCCCAACCGGCCAGTGCGCCTCCTCTCCGGCGGCAACCAGCAGAAGGTGGTGCTGGCCAAATGGCTGGGCACCGATCCAGACGTGCTGATCTTGGACGAACCCACCGCTGGTGTGGACATCGGCACCAAGAGCGAGATCCTCGAGATGATCCGCGACCTGGCTGACGCCGGCAAGGGCGTCATCGTCATCTCGTCGGAGTATCCCGAACTGCTCGCGGTCAGCGACCGCCTCATCATCCTGCGCGACGGGGCTGTGGCCGCCGAGATGCTGCGCAGCGACATCGCCGACGAGGAAGCCCTCCAGCTAGCCGTACAAGGAGTCGCAGCATGA
- a CDS encoding glycoside hydrolase family 3 C-terminal domain-containing protein, with translation MTLDIDHLLTELTLEEKASLTSGSGFWYTAPVERLGIPRIMVSDGPHGLRAQPGEGDHVGLGGSLPATCFPTASAIASAWNPELLHRVGRALAQEARACNLSVILGPGVNMKRSPLCGRNFEYFSEDPFLAGELAVGIVDGIQSRGVGTSVKHYAANNQETDRLRVDAQIDERTLREIYLPAFERVVTASQPWTIMCSYNKVNGRSASENPWLLQTVLRDEFGFEGLVVSDWGAVYHRVPALLAGLDLEMPPALGRSPEEVVAAVQAGEVPTEVLDARVRTVLELVAKGMPVLDVDESFDADAHHALAREAAAESIVLLKNDGLLPLAAGTSVAVVGEFARTPRYQGAGSSQVNPTRVDTLLDELRAGHGDVTFAAGYGIGETADDDALRAEAEQVAAAADTVVMVIGLPGADESEGFDRTHLDLPANQRAALAAVAAVNPDVVVVLVNGSTVVLGDVVPHARALVEAWLGGQAAAGGIADVLTGAVNPSGRLAETIPHRLEDNSSYLNFPGDSQVVRYGEGLFIGYRGYDKTRTDVAFPFGFGLSYTSFALSDLTVATAGSVEAGDLSATVTVTVTNTGDRDGAEVVQVYVQDEESTVSRPLRELKGFTKVVLAAGASETVSVALDQRSFSFWSSRLGRWAVEAGTFVIGVGPSSRDLPLSETVTIDAPRLASPLTRDSTLEEWMGDPVGRRLVEGEIAGGQAAVVLDEELLTVIGNMPMSTLASFGGMSLDHDALDRITEQWQQEVPTTSHQIRSTKA, from the coding sequence ATGACCCTCGACATCGACCACTTGCTGACCGAGCTCACGCTCGAGGAGAAGGCGTCCCTGACCAGCGGCTCCGGCTTCTGGTACACCGCACCGGTGGAGCGGCTGGGCATCCCCCGGATCATGGTCTCCGACGGCCCGCACGGCCTGCGGGCCCAGCCGGGCGAGGGCGACCACGTGGGGCTGGGCGGGTCGCTGCCCGCGACCTGCTTCCCGACCGCATCGGCCATCGCCTCGGCCTGGAACCCGGAGCTGCTGCACCGGGTGGGGCGGGCGCTGGCCCAGGAGGCCCGGGCCTGCAACCTGTCCGTGATCCTCGGCCCCGGCGTGAACATGAAGCGGTCACCGCTCTGCGGCCGCAACTTCGAGTACTTCTCCGAGGACCCGTTCCTGGCCGGCGAGCTGGCCGTCGGCATCGTCGACGGCATCCAGTCGCGCGGCGTCGGCACCTCGGTGAAGCACTACGCCGCCAACAACCAGGAGACCGACCGGCTCCGCGTCGACGCCCAGATCGACGAGCGCACCCTGCGCGAGATCTACCTGCCCGCCTTCGAGCGCGTCGTCACGGCCAGCCAGCCGTGGACGATCATGTGCTCCTACAACAAGGTCAACGGCCGCTCGGCGTCGGAGAACCCCTGGCTGCTGCAGACCGTGCTGCGGGACGAGTTCGGCTTCGAGGGCCTCGTCGTCTCCGACTGGGGCGCGGTCTACCACCGGGTGCCCGCGCTGCTGGCCGGGCTGGACCTGGAGATGCCGCCGGCCCTGGGCCGCAGCCCCGAGGAGGTCGTCGCCGCGGTCCAGGCCGGGGAGGTGCCGACCGAGGTCCTCGACGCCCGGGTCCGGACGGTGCTCGAGCTCGTCGCCAAGGGCATGCCCGTGCTCGACGTCGACGAGTCGTTCGACGCCGACGCCCACCACGCCCTGGCCCGGGAGGCGGCCGCCGAGTCGATCGTGCTGCTCAAGAACGACGGGCTCCTCCCGCTGGCCGCGGGGACCTCGGTCGCCGTGGTGGGCGAGTTCGCCCGCACCCCGCGGTACCAGGGGGCCGGGTCCTCGCAGGTGAACCCCACCCGCGTGGACACCCTCCTCGACGAGCTGCGGGCCGGCCACGGCGACGTCACGTTCGCTGCCGGCTACGGCATCGGGGAGACCGCCGACGACGACGCCCTGCGGGCCGAGGCCGAGCAGGTGGCCGCGGCGGCCGACACCGTCGTCATGGTCATCGGACTGCCCGGCGCCGACGAGTCCGAGGGCTTCGACCGCACGCACCTGGACCTGCCGGCCAACCAGCGGGCGGCTCTCGCGGCGGTGGCGGCGGTGAACCCCGACGTCGTGGTCGTGCTGGTCAACGGCTCGACGGTCGTCCTCGGCGACGTGGTCCCGCACGCGCGGGCGCTCGTCGAGGCCTGGCTGGGCGGGCAGGCGGCCGCCGGCGGGATCGCCGACGTGCTCACCGGCGCCGTCAACCCCTCCGGCCGGCTCGCGGAGACCATCCCGCACCGGCTCGAGGACAACTCGTCCTACCTGAATTTCCCGGGCGACTCCCAGGTGGTCCGGTACGGCGAGGGCCTGTTCATCGGCTACCGGGGCTACGACAAGACCCGGACCGACGTCGCCTTCCCGTTCGGGTTCGGGCTCTCCTACACCAGCTTCGCCCTGTCCGACCTCACGGTCGCCACGGCGGGCTCGGTCGAGGCGGGCGACCTGAGCGCGACCGTCACCGTCACCGTCACCAACACCGGTGACCGGGACGGCGCCGAGGTGGTGCAGGTCTACGTCCAGGACGAGGAGTCGACGGTCAGCCGCCCGCTCCGCGAGCTCAAGGGCTTCACCAAGGTCGTCCTCGCGGCCGGGGCCTCGGAGACGGTGTCGGTCGCGCTGGACCAGCGGAGCTTCTCCTTCTGGTCCAGCCGGCTCGGCCGCTGGGCGGTCGAGGCGGGCACCTTCGTCATCGGCGTCGGGCCGAGCTCCCGCGACCTCCCGCTGAGCGAGACCGTCACGATCGACGCGCCGAGGCTCGCCAGCCCGCTCACCCGGGACTCGACGCTGGAGGAGTGGATGGGCGACCCCGTCGGTCGCAGGCTGGTCGAGGGCGAGATCGCCGGCGGCCAGGCGGCCGTGGTCCTGGACGAGGAGCTGCTCACGGTGATCGGCAACATGCCGATGAGCACGCTGGCCAGCTTCGGCGGCATGAGCCTCGACCACGACGCGCTCGACCGCATCACCGAGCAGTGGCAGCAGGAAGTCCCCACCACCTCCCACCAGATCAGGAGCACCAAGGCATGA
- a CDS encoding sugar phosphate isomerase/epimerase family protein: MDLGYHTICWGGVVGDATGVTSVKDLYYRTPGSMETAISDISAAGYTGIEMFDGNVADYADQPDVLQGLLAAASLELVSVYTGGNFVYGDLLEDELHRVSRSADLARQFGARNLVVGGGARRASGTTEADYAALAAALDQVTDIAEQRGLTACYHPHLTTIVESPDELDRLMPRTRIGFCPDTAHLVAGGGDPAELIRRYPDRIRHVHLKDVRLDPFAFLPLGQGVVDFSDVRAALGEVGYDGWLIVELDSYEGDPAEAAQISKAYLEQLLAS; the protein is encoded by the coding sequence ATGGATCTCGGGTACCACACCATCTGCTGGGGCGGGGTCGTCGGAGACGCGACCGGGGTCACCAGCGTCAAGGACCTCTACTACCGGACCCCCGGATCGATGGAGACGGCCATCTCGGACATCTCTGCGGCGGGCTACACCGGGATCGAGATGTTCGACGGGAACGTCGCGGACTATGCCGATCAGCCCGATGTGCTGCAGGGGCTCCTGGCTGCCGCCAGCCTTGAACTGGTCTCGGTCTACACCGGCGGCAACTTCGTCTACGGCGACCTGCTCGAGGACGAGCTGCACCGCGTCTCACGCTCCGCAGATCTGGCCCGACAGTTCGGCGCCCGCAACCTGGTCGTCGGAGGAGGAGCCCGGCGAGCCTCCGGCACCACAGAAGCCGACTACGCCGCCCTCGCTGCCGCCCTCGACCAGGTCACCGACATCGCGGAGCAGCGCGGACTCACCGCCTGCTACCACCCGCACCTGACGACGATCGTCGAGAGCCCCGACGAGCTGGACCGGCTGATGCCGCGGACGCGGATCGGCTTCTGCCCTGACACAGCCCACCTCGTCGCTGGCGGCGGCGACCCCGCGGAACTGATCCGCCGCTATCCAGACCGGATCCGCCACGTGCACCTCAAGGACGTCCGCCTCGATCCGTTCGCGTTCCTACCGCTGGGCCAGGGCGTGGTCGACTTCAGCGACGTCCGAGCGGCGCTCGGTGAGGTCGGCTACGACGGCTGGCTGATCGTCGAGCTCGACTCCTACGAGGGCGATCCCGCTGAGGCAGCGCAGATCAGCAAGGCCTACCTCGAGCAGCTGCTCGCTTCCTGA
- a CDS encoding substrate-binding domain-containing protein codes for MAQVAGVSYQTVSRVITGSPSVSSATRARVLEAIAEVGYRRNKAATALVTNRSTTIGIVTDGSPRYGPVATLLALESAAREAGYGSAVVGVKEPYDRTVPEAMGSLGDTGVDGIIVIAPLRAMATAVRKVHADVPVEMIAAGVSSSGRERLFTFSENQELGARMATQHLIDLGHRDIAHVGGSLAWFDGRVRKRGWESALREADLTPGFYAEGDWSPLWAYRTGLRLVREGVPEAIFAASDHTALGLIRAFVESGIRVPQDVSVVGFDDIEGCDVFLPPLTTVRQDFPALAQASISVLIGSIEGIEVDRTPIPPALVIRNSTTERRRG; via the coding sequence GTGGCCCAGGTGGCCGGTGTGTCGTACCAGACGGTTTCTCGTGTCATCACGGGGTCGCCCTCGGTGAGCTCGGCGACACGCGCGCGGGTGCTCGAGGCGATCGCCGAAGTCGGTTACCGCCGCAACAAGGCGGCGACAGCGCTGGTGACCAACCGATCGACCACGATCGGGATCGTGACCGACGGCTCGCCTCGCTACGGTCCGGTGGCGACGTTGCTGGCGCTGGAGAGCGCGGCGCGCGAGGCCGGGTACGGCTCCGCGGTCGTCGGGGTGAAGGAGCCGTACGACCGGACCGTACCCGAGGCGATGGGATCGCTGGGGGACACCGGTGTGGACGGCATCATCGTGATCGCCCCCCTGCGGGCGATGGCCACCGCGGTCCGGAAGGTGCACGCGGATGTCCCGGTGGAGATGATCGCCGCGGGGGTGTCCTCGTCAGGGCGCGAACGGCTCTTCACCTTCTCGGAGAACCAGGAGCTCGGGGCTCGCATGGCCACGCAGCACCTGATCGACCTGGGCCATCGCGACATCGCCCACGTCGGCGGCTCGCTGGCCTGGTTCGACGGCCGGGTCCGCAAGCGGGGGTGGGAGTCGGCGTTGCGGGAAGCGGACCTGACGCCGGGGTTCTACGCCGAAGGGGACTGGAGCCCCCTGTGGGCGTACCGAACGGGGCTGCGACTGGTGCGCGAGGGTGTGCCGGAGGCCATCTTTGCGGCCAGCGACCACACAGCACTCGGGTTGATCCGGGCGTTCGTCGAGAGCGGGATTCGGGTGCCGCAGGACGTGAGTGTCGTGGGCTTCGACGACATCGAGGGCTGCGACGTCTTCCTGCCTCCGCTCACGACTGTGCGGCAAGACTTCCCGGCGCTCGCGCAGGCCAGCATCTCAGTCCTGATCGGCTCGATCGAGGGCATCGAGGTGGACCGCACCCCCATCCCGCCGGCCCTCGTGATCCGCAACAGCACGACCGAACGCCGGCGCGGCTAG
- a CDS encoding SGNH/GDSL hydrolase family protein, with the protein MRPTTRRSAVLAAAAVLLALVSPPAQAASGSYVALGDSYASGTGTGRYLGDGTSCQRSVYAYPALVAASRGLALNFRACSGATTADVAALQLGALSGATTHASISVGGNDAGFAAVLTECAKPAWASHCNAAVDRARDVVNGRLPGRLAALFSALRGRAPRAEVVVLGYPRIFNGEDCNAFTWFSPAEQARLNALADLLDARLAAAAAEAGLLFRSPVPAFDGHAVCDRPAWLNGLSRPVAESFHPNRAGHASGQAPLVGSALTGSWVAVSPATVRAAEASAAPLAARQRRYAAQDRTITPQRFAVPDLGSPAIRRAAARAGVRLSSRASIDAADRRYSAQQARARGDRAPRPGREVAGRAER; encoded by the coding sequence ATGCGCCCCACCACCCGCAGGTCAGCCGTCCTCGCCGCCGCGGCGGTGCTCCTCGCGCTGGTGAGCCCGCCCGCGCAGGCCGCCTCGGGCAGCTACGTCGCCCTCGGCGACTCCTACGCCTCGGGCACCGGGACGGGTCGCTACCTGGGCGACGGCACCTCCTGCCAGCGCTCGGTGTACGCCTACCCGGCGCTGGTCGCCGCCAGCCGGGGGCTCGCCCTCAACTTCCGGGCCTGCTCGGGCGCCACGACCGCCGACGTGGCGGCCCTCCAGCTCGGCGCCCTCAGCGGCGCGACGACGCACGCCTCCATCTCGGTCGGCGGCAACGACGCCGGCTTCGCCGCGGTGCTGACGGAGTGCGCGAAACCCGCCTGGGCCAGCCACTGCAACGCCGCGGTCGACCGCGCCCGGGACGTCGTCAACGGTCGGCTCCCGGGGCGGCTCGCGGCGCTGTTCTCCGCCCTCCGGGGGCGCGCGCCCCGCGCCGAGGTCGTGGTGCTGGGCTACCCGCGGATCTTCAACGGCGAGGACTGCAACGCCTTCACCTGGTTCTCCCCGGCGGAGCAGGCGCGGTTGAACGCCCTGGCCGACCTGCTCGACGCCCGGCTCGCGGCCGCCGCCGCTGAGGCCGGCCTGCTGTTCCGCAGTCCCGTCCCCGCGTTCGACGGGCACGCGGTCTGCGACCGCCCCGCCTGGCTCAACGGGCTGTCCCGCCCCGTCGCGGAGTCGTTCCACCCGAACCGGGCCGGCCACGCCTCGGGACAGGCGCCGCTCGTCGGCTCCGCCCTCACCGGGTCGTGGGTCGCGGTCAGCCCGGCGACCGTCCGGGCGGCGGAGGCCTCGGCTGCACCGCTGGCGGCGCGGCAGCGCCGGTACGCCGCGCAGGACCGCACGATCACCCCGCAGCGGTTCGCGGTGCCCGACCTCGGCAGCCCCGCGATCAGGAGGGCCGCGGCGCGGGCCGGGGTGCGCCTGTCGAGCCGCGCGAGCATCGATGCCGCCGACCGCCGGTACAGCGCGCAGCAGGCCAGGGCCCGAGGCGACCGGGCTCCTCGCCCGGGCCGGGAGGTCGCCGGCCGGGCCGAGCGGTGA
- a CDS encoding substrate-binding domain-containing protein, producing the protein MNQTKLTAVAALAASTLIAFSGCTKASTTTTTSEPGVSQQADSALQEVTGKVLSKGPNGEAPSPASSADLTEDEINQVKAKNLKAAIVMHYGGNDWANAQVAGLKDQFAKLNIEVVATTDANFKPDKQVSDLETVMSKDPDIIVSIPTDPVATASAYKKAAAAGVKLVFMDNVPQGMTAGKDYVSVVSADNLGNGVVSAHLMAKATGGKGEIGLIYHEADFFVTKQRYQGFKDTITADYPDLKIVEEKGIAGPDFAGDAQGAANAMLAKHPNLSGIWAVWDVPAEGVMAAARASGRGDLKIATEDLGKNVAIAMAKNELVVGLGAQVPFDQGVTEANLAAGAALGKEAAPYVALSALPVTHDNVLDAWKQVYHEDPPADLQSSFKQ; encoded by the coding sequence ATGAATCAGACCAAGCTGACCGCGGTGGCCGCCCTCGCCGCCTCGACCTTGATCGCCTTCAGTGGTTGCACGAAGGCCTCCACGACCACCACCACGTCCGAACCGGGTGTGTCCCAGCAGGCCGACAGTGCGCTGCAGGAGGTCACCGGCAAGGTGCTCTCCAAGGGCCCCAACGGCGAGGCCCCGTCGCCGGCCTCCTCGGCCGACCTGACCGAGGACGAGATCAACCAGGTCAAGGCCAAGAACCTGAAGGCCGCCATCGTCATGCACTACGGCGGTAACGACTGGGCGAACGCCCAGGTCGCCGGCCTGAAGGACCAGTTCGCCAAGCTCAACATCGAGGTGGTGGCCACCACCGACGCCAACTTCAAGCCCGACAAGCAGGTTTCCGACCTGGAGACGGTGATGAGCAAGGACCCCGACATCATCGTGTCCATCCCGACCGACCCGGTGGCCACGGCGTCGGCCTACAAGAAGGCCGCAGCGGCTGGCGTCAAGCTCGTGTTCATGGACAACGTGCCCCAGGGCATGACTGCAGGCAAGGACTACGTGTCCGTGGTCTCGGCCGACAACCTGGGCAACGGTGTCGTCTCGGCGCACCTGATGGCCAAGGCCACCGGCGGCAAGGGCGAGATCGGCCTGATCTACCACGAGGCCGACTTCTTCGTCACCAAGCAGCGCTACCAGGGCTTCAAGGACACCATCACCGCTGACTACCCCGACTTGAAGATCGTGGAGGAGAAGGGGATCGCCGGTCCGGACTTCGCCGGTGACGCCCAGGGCGCCGCGAACGCGATGCTCGCCAAGCACCCGAACCTCAGCGGCATCTGGGCCGTCTGGGACGTGCCGGCCGAGGGCGTGATGGCAGCGGCGCGGGCCTCCGGTCGCGGCGACCTGAAGATCGCCACCGAGGACCTGGGCAAGAACGTGGCGATCGCGATGGCCAAGAACGAGCTCGTCGTCGGTCTCGGCGCTCAGGTGCCGTTCGACCAGGGCGTGACCGAAGCCAACCTGGCTGCCGGCGCCGCTCTCGGCAAGGAGGCTGCCCCCTACGTCGCGCTGAGTGCCCTGCCCGTCACCCACGACAACGTGCTCGACGCCTGGAAGCAGGTCTACCACGAGGACCCGCCGGCCGACCTGCAGTCCTCCTTCAAGCAGTGA